The genome window GCGAGGCGCTGGTGGAGGCCGGCCGGCGCCCCGACGGCTTCGATCTGGAGGCGGTGGTTCGCGCAACCCGGGCGCTGGCCGGTGGCGAAGAAGGGTGAGCCCGGACGAGGGGAGGCGGCGGTGTTCATCAAGATCTGTGGGATCACGACCCTGGAGGACGCCCGGGCGGCCGTCGCGGCGGGGGCGGACGCCCTGGGCTTCGTCCTCTATCCGAAGAGCCCCCGGTATCTGCCGCCGGAGCGGGCGGCGGCGCTGGTGGCGCAGCTGCGCCGGGAGGCGCCTGGAGTGCGCTACATAGGGGTGTTCGTGAACGAGCCAGCGGAGCGGGTGCGGACGCTGCTGGCGCGCATCGGCCTGGATTGGGCCCAGCTCCATGGCGAGGAGCCCCCGGAGGTGGTGCAGGCCCTGGCAGACCGCGCTTACCGGGTGCTCCGGCTGCGCCCCGGGAGCGCCATCGATCCCGCGCCCTACCGCGGGCGGCTGCCCGACGGGCCGACCCTGGGGGTGGACGCCTGGCATCCCACGGCCTATGGGGGGACCGGACGGGTCGCCGACTGGGAGCAGGCGGCCCGGTGGGCCCGGGCGGAGCGCCTGCTTCTGAGCGGGGGGCTGACGCCGGAGAACGTGGCCGCGGCCATCGCCCGCGTCCGGCCCTGGGGCGTCGATGTCTCCTCCGGGGTGGAGCGGGCCCCCGGGCGGAAGGACCCGGAGAAAGTGCGGGCCTTCATCGCCCGGGCGCGGGCCGCCTTCCGGGCCCTGCAGGAGGGCATCCCTGTGGAACTCCAGGAGGAGGGCGGATGATCGCGCTGATTCCCCCACCGGTTTCGGAGCGGCCGGGCTACTTCGGGCCTTACGGCGGGCGGTATGTGCCGGAGACCCTGATTCCCGCCCTGGAGGAGCTGGAGCAGGCGTTCGAGGAGGCGCTGCGGGATCCGGAGTTCCTCCGGGAGTTCGAGGCCCTGCTGCGCACCTATGTGGGGCGCCCCACGCCGCTGACGGAGGCCCGGCGGCTGGGGGAGGCCGTCGGCGCGCGGATCTTCCTCAAGCGGGAGGACCTAGCCCACACGGGGGCCCATAAGATCAACAACGCCCTGGGCCAGGCCCTCCTGGCGAAGCGCTTGGGCAAGCGGCGGGTGGTGGCCGAGACCGGGGCCGGCCAGCACGGGGTGGCCACGGCCACCGCCTGCGCCCTCCTCGGGCTGGAGTGCGTCATCTACATGGGCACCGCGGACATGGCCCGCCAGCGGCCCAACGTGTTCCGGATGCGCTTGCTCGGCGCCGAGGTGCGCCCGGTGGACGCCGGCTCCTGCACCCTGAAGGACGCCATCAACGAGGCCATCCGGGACTGGGTGACGAACGTGCGCACGACCCATTACCTGCTGGGCTCCGCCCTGGGGCCCCATCCGTATCCCGCCATCGTGCGCACCTTCCAGTCGGTGATCGGCGTTGAGGCCCGCTCCCAGATGCGGGAGGCCTTCGGGCGGCTGCCGGACGTGGCGGTGGCCTGCGTGGGTGGGGGGAGCAACGCCATCGGCCTCTTCGCGGCCTTCCTGGAGGATCCGGTGGAGCTGGTGGGGGTGGAGGCGGGCGGGGAGGGGATCCCCACCGGCCGCCACGCCGCCCGCTTCGCCGACGGCGACCGGGGCCGCATCGGCGTCCTGCACGGAACCCGCACCTACGTCCTCCAGGATCCGTGGGGGCAGATCCTGGACACCCACTCGATCTCCGCCGGGCTGGATTACCCGGCCGTGGGCCCAGAGCACGCGTATCTGCGGGAGCGGGGGCGCGTCCGCTACACCGCCGTCACCGACGCTGAGGCCCTGGCTGCTTTCCGGGCCCTGGCCCGGCTGGAAGGGATCCTCCCGGCCCTGGAGTCCGCCCACGCCGTCGCCGAGGCCATGCGGAT of Thermoflexus hugenholtzii JAD2 contains these proteins:
- a CDS encoding phosphoribosylanthranilate isomerase, whose protein sequence is MFIKICGITTLEDARAAVAAGADALGFVLYPKSPRYLPPERAAALVAQLRREAPGVRYIGVFVNEPAERVRTLLARIGLDWAQLHGEEPPEVVQALADRAYRVLRLRPGSAIDPAPYRGRLPDGPTLGVDAWHPTAYGGTGRVADWEQAARWARAERLLLSGGLTPENVAAAIARVRPWGVDVSSGVERAPGRKDPEKVRAFIARARAAFRALQEGIPVELQEEGG
- the trpB gene encoding tryptophan synthase subunit beta; amino-acid sequence: MIALIPPPVSERPGYFGPYGGRYVPETLIPALEELEQAFEEALRDPEFLREFEALLRTYVGRPTPLTEARRLGEAVGARIFLKREDLAHTGAHKINNALGQALLAKRLGKRRVVAETGAGQHGVATATACALLGLECVIYMGTADMARQRPNVFRMRLLGAEVRPVDAGSCTLKDAINEAIRDWVTNVRTTHYLLGSALGPHPYPAIVRTFQSVIGVEARSQMREAFGRLPDVAVACVGGGSNAIGLFAAFLEDPVELVGVEAGGEGIPTGRHAARFADGDRGRIGVLHGTRTYVLQDPWGQILDTHSISAGLDYPAVGPEHAYLRERGRVRYTAVTDAEALAAFRALARLEGILPALESAHAVAEAMRIARERPGAWILVNLSGRGDKDLETVARALGEAIG